A single window of Nicotiana sylvestris chromosome 5, ASM39365v2, whole genome shotgun sequence DNA harbors:
- the LOC138868999 gene encoding uncharacterized protein: MGGQGNMSYKELSVSPDVRLPMGFKVPRFNLYDGCGDPVAHLRVYYNEMRSVREKDDLLMAYFSKSLTGAALDWHTRQDVGKWPILGDMAQDFVRYFQYRSGVTPYRSSLSKMEKKSEESFRKFGLRWREQTARVDTLIGEEEMVELFLQAQGPTYFSHLIPSLGKPFNDVLKMGELVEEGINLGGRKRNRKDDPMGFPDQHFHPRHRPCGYPYAPDNPPQCHFSPHNSQSRTSLSQYPAPQNAYLPLRVYRNPPGSDFRPNQAFKNERLQRKKTFTPLGESYVSLFQRLRKLDMLKPIQIKMPNPLPKKFDFSQRCAYCSDASGHDIEKCWNLKNAIQKLIDAGDIVVQNPDAADTSQSPSPVHNETHMVGMISFEKECENSSGILGGTRAAKLSVLSEVDPKNVQAKGTQRQSVKNNVMETCEGPSIVDAEVSS; encoded by the exons atgggaggtCAGGGTAAtatgtcttacaaagaattgtccgtgtcccctgacgttcgcctgcctatggggtttaaagtgccaagaTTTAACttatatgatgggtgtggagatccggtagcccacctgaGGGTTTATTAcaatgaaatgagaagtgttagAGAGAAAGATGacctgttgatggcatattttagtaagagcctgactggggcagctttggactggcatactcgtcaagatgttggtaagtggcctatattgggtgacatggctcaagattttgttcgatactttcaatacagatcaggtgttaccccatACCGCTCCTctctatctaaaatggaaaagaagtcggaggaaagctttagaaagtttgggctcagatggagggagcagacTGCTCGAGTCGATACCctgattggtgaagaagaaatggttgagcttttcctacaagctcaggggcccacctacttcagtcatttgattccGTCCCTAgggaagcctttcaatgatgtgttaaaaatgggggagctagtagaagagggaatcaa cttgggtggaagaaagagaaatagaaaagatgatccaatgggctttcccgatcaacacttccatcCTCGACATCGTCCCTGTGGATATCCTTATGCACCAgataatcctccccaatgccacttctctccacataactcccaaagtcgtacatcactctcccagtacccagctccacaaaatgcctatctacccctACGAGTCTACCGAAACCCCCCTGGATCAGATTTCCGgcctaatcaagcatttaagaacgagaggttgcagaggaagaaaaccttcactccattgggagagtcatatgtCAGTCTGTTCCAGAGactaaggaaattggacatgttgaagccgatacagataaaaatgccaaaccctcttccaaagaagtttgatttttctcaaaggtgcgcatattgttCAGATGCCtcagggcatgacatagagaaatgttggaatctgaagaacgcgattcagaagcttattgatgcaggcgacattgtcgtgcaaaatccagacgcagcagacactagccaaagtccgtcacctgtgcataatgagacgcatatggtggggaTGATTtcttttgaaaaggaatgtgagaattcttctggaATCCTAGGAGGTACACGTGCTGCGAagctttcagtgctatcagaggttgatcctaagaacgtgcaggcaaagggaacccaaaggcaatctgttaagaacaatgtgatggagacttgtgaaggtcctagtatcgTTGATGCAGAAGTTAGTAGCTAA